In Bacteroidota bacterium, a single genomic region encodes these proteins:
- the lipA gene encoding lipoyl synthase — protein sequence MTELPEQQILTDKKFRKKPDWLRVKLPTGKEYAHVRKLVSEHKLHTICESGNCPNMGECWGAGTATFMILGNICTRSCGFCAVATGRPLAADVKEPMRVAESVRLMKVKHCVITSVDRDDLKDGGSTIWKATIEEVRKQSPGTTMETLIPDFQGIWENLERIIEARPEIVSHNLETVRRLTKQVRIQAKYDRSLEVLNRLKKAGIKTKSGVMLGLGETEQELIETMDDLRKVGVDILTLGQYLQPTTKHLPVVEYIKPEVFARLQEIGLQKGFRFVESGPLVRSSYHAEKHLF from the coding sequence ATGACTGAGCTTCCGGAACAACAAATACTAACTGATAAAAAGTTTAGAAAGAAGCCGGATTGGCTTCGTGTAAAACTGCCAACGGGTAAAGAATATGCGCATGTTCGTAAATTGGTGAGCGAACATAAATTGCACACCATTTGTGAAAGCGGAAATTGCCCAAACATGGGCGAATGTTGGGGTGCAGGAACCGCGACTTTTATGATTTTGGGAAATATTTGCACCCGTTCCTGCGGATTTTGTGCCGTAGCAACCGGCCGACCTTTAGCTGCAGATGTTAAGGAACCTATGCGTGTCGCAGAGTCTGTGCGCTTAATGAAAGTAAAACATTGTGTAATTACATCGGTTGACCGGGATGATTTAAAAGATGGCGGCTCAACTATTTGGAAAGCAACAATAGAAGAAGTGCGCAAGCAAAGTCCAGGAACAACCATGGAAACCTTGATTCCGGATTTTCAAGGAATATGGGAAAACCTAGAGCGCATCATTGAAGCGCGTCCTGAAATTGTGAGTCATAACCTCGAAACCGTGAGAAGATTAACTAAGCAAGTTCGTATACAGGCTAAGTACGATAGAAGTCTTGAAGTATTAAATCGTTTAAAGAAAGCAGGAATTAAAACGAAATCAGGTGTAATGCTTGGTTTGGGTGAAACAGAACAAGAGCTTATCGAAACAATGGATGATTTAAGAAAAGTGGGTGTCGATATTTTAACTTTAGGTCAGTATTTGCAACCCACCACTAAACATTTGCCGGTAGTGGAATATATTAAACCCGAAGTATTTGCACGACTTCAAGAAATTGGACTTCAAAAAGGATTCCGATTTGTGGAAAGCGGCCCATTGGTGCGCTCTTCTTACCATGCTGAGAAACATTTATTTTAA
- a CDS encoding OsmC family protein, translated as METININYLGNLRTHAKHRASGNEIITDAPVDNHGKGEAFSPTDLLCSSLGSCMITLMGIACNTHKLSIEGISAKVTKVMASNPRRVGEIVIEVQMPKISYSDKEKLILERAALTCPVYLSLHPDVKKSVSFHY; from the coding sequence ATGGAAACAATTAACATAAACTATCTCGGAAATCTGCGAACGCATGCCAAACACCGTGCATCGGGCAACGAAATCATTACAGACGCCCCGGTTGATAATCATGGCAAAGGCGAAGCATTTTCTCCCACCGATTTACTCTGTTCCTCCCTTGGGAGTTGCATGATTACCCTTATGGGGATAGCCTGTAATACACATAAGTTGAGCATAGAAGGAATAAGTGCAAAGGTTACAAAAGTCATGGCAAGTAATCCACGCAGGGTGGGCGAAATAGTGATAGAAGTGCAAATGCCAAAAATCAGCTACAGCGATAAAGAAAAGTTAATTTTAGAGCGTGCTGCACTGACTTGCCCTGTTTATTTGAGTTTGCATCCGGATGTGAAGAAGTCGGTTTCTTTTCATTATTAA
- a CDS encoding TfoX/Sxy family protein: protein MAFNEYLLNRTRELIAQAHDKVEEKKMFGGVCFMVDDKMCVGIVKDSLMVRIDPALFDDILEKEDCRPMDFTGKSMKGFLYVDETALSSTKKLEFWIQLALDFNPFAKASPKKKKKT from the coding sequence ATGGCATTTAATGAATACTTATTGAATCGGACGCGAGAATTAATTGCTCAAGCCCACGATAAAGTAGAAGAGAAAAAAATGTTCGGGGGAGTTTGCTTTATGGTGGATGATAAAATGTGTGTGGGCATTGTAAAAGATAGTTTAATGGTGCGCATTGACCCTGCCCTTTTTGATGACATTTTAGAAAAGGAGGATTGCAGACCTATGGATTTTACAGGTAAATCCATGAAAGGATTTTTATATGTGGATGAAACAGCACTTTCATCTACAAAAAAATTAGAGTTTTGGATTCAGCTAGCTTTGGACTTCAATCCCTTTGCAAAGGCAAGTCCTAAAAAAAAGAAAAAGACTTAA
- a CDS encoding transposase has product MSRNYKFKNPEGLYFVSFAVIHWMDVFIRPIYFDCLVANLNYCVEKKGMEIYAWCIMTNHVHLVFKSTVQKPEDLLRDFKTFTSKQLLKLIQENFRESRREWLLNAFAKAGKANSNNTHFQFWQQHNHPIELWSNRIIDQKINYIHANPVKAGFVEHDYEYLHSSARDYCDIKGLVNIIREM; this is encoded by the coding sequence ATGAGTAGAAATTACAAATTTAAAAACCCGGAAGGCTTGTATTTCGTGAGTTTTGCTGTGATTCATTGGATGGATGTTTTTATTCGACCTATTTATTTCGATTGTTTGGTTGCTAACCTAAACTATTGTGTGGAGAAAAAAGGAATGGAAATTTATGCCTGGTGTATTATGACTAATCATGTTCATTTGGTGTTTAAATCCACAGTTCAAAAGCCGGAAGATTTGCTGCGTGATTTCAAAACATTTACATCAAAACAACTCTTAAAACTAATTCAAGAAAATTTTCGTGAAAGCAGAAGGGAGTGGTTATTGAATGCTTTTGCAAAAGCAGGGAAAGCCAATTCAAACAATACACATTTTCAATTTTGGCAACAACATAATCATCCCATTGAGCTATGGTCTAATAGGATTATTGATCAAAAAATAAATTACATACATGCAAACCCGGTGAAAGCTGGTTTTGTGGAGCACGATTACGAATATTTGCACAGTAGCGCTAGAGATTATTGTGATATTAAAGGCTTAGTTAATATTATTCGAGAAATGTGA
- the gap gene encoding type I glyceraldehyde-3-phosphate dehydrogenase has protein sequence MGTTRIAINGFGRIGRVFFRALIAQKKNIELVAINDLTDTKTLAHLFKYDSVHGKFQGTISHGDGFIEVNGKKIQVFKEKDPVALPWKDLNIDVVIESTGFFLDKAGAGKHITAGAKKVIISAPASDNDIKTVVLGCNNEVLSTSDVIISNASCTTNCASPMLKVLNDNWGIEYAYINTVHAYTGDQRLHDAPHKDLRRARAAAVSIIPTTTGAGKAIAKIFPHLEGKIGGTSVRVPVSDGSLTDITCEFKVNITAKELNAAFKKAAEGELKGILEYSDEPLVSIDIVGNPHSCIFDSESTSVLGNMVKIMGWYDNEYGYSNRLVELVEKIS, from the coding sequence ATGGGAACAACCAGAATTGCAATAAATGGATTTGGTAGAATTGGACGAGTATTTTTTAGAGCTCTTATAGCACAGAAAAAGAATATTGAGCTCGTTGCAATAAATGATTTAACTGATACAAAAACACTCGCGCATTTATTTAAATACGATTCAGTTCATGGTAAATTTCAGGGAACTATTTCTCACGGCGATGGATTTATTGAAGTAAATGGAAAAAAAATACAAGTGTTTAAAGAAAAAGATCCTGTGGCATTGCCTTGGAAAGATTTAAACATAGATGTGGTTATTGAAAGCACAGGATTTTTTCTGGATAAAGCAGGAGCAGGAAAGCATATCACCGCGGGCGCAAAAAAGGTAATTATTTCTGCACCTGCAAGCGACAACGATATAAAAACGGTTGTGCTTGGATGTAACAATGAAGTGTTAAGTACATCGGATGTCATTATATCAAATGCTTCTTGCACAACCAATTGTGCTTCTCCCATGTTAAAGGTATTAAACGACAACTGGGGGATTGAATATGCTTACATCAATACAGTGCATGCCTACACGGGCGATCAACGATTGCACGATGCCCCACACAAAGATTTGCGTAGAGCCAGAGCAGCAGCAGTTTCTATCATTCCAACAACTACCGGTGCTGGGAAGGCAATTGCTAAAATATTTCCGCACCTCGAAGGTAAAATTGGTGGAACATCAGTAAGAGTGCCGGTTTCCGATGGATCACTCACCGACATCACATGTGAGTTTAAAGTTAACATTACCGCAAAAGAATTGAATGCTGCATTTAAGAAGGCTGCAGAAGGCGAACTAAAAGGAATCTTGGAATATTCGGATGAACCGCTTGTATCTATTGATATTGTTGGAAATCCACACTCATGTATTTTTGATTCGGAAAGTACAAGTGTGCTTGGTAACATGGTTAAAATTATGGGTTGGTACGACAATGAATACGGGTACTCCAATCGATTAGTTGAACTGGTTGAAAAGATTTCCTAA
- a CDS encoding T9SS type A sorting domain-containing protein translates to MAFSPLSVNANDTISGYFHSYFRPNYEVGTATTRYKFVNTANANDTATITVILYSGTLGVKNANLNATSAKINAYPNPASSFVSLKYDVAASKQSAVVITNELGQTVYEKSNLSGLGSIRLETADFTPGIYFYSLFEGSARVATKKLVITQ, encoded by the coding sequence GTGGCTTTCAGTCCTTTGTCAGTAAATGCAAACGACACCATTAGTGGTTATTTTCATTCTTATTTTCGCCCCAATTATGAAGTGGGTACTGCTACAACTCGATATAAATTCGTGAATACAGCCAATGCAAACGATACAGCCACTATCACCGTTATTTTATATTCGGGAACACTGGGTGTAAAGAATGCCAATTTGAATGCTACTTCAGCAAAAATTAATGCATATCCAAATCCAGCATCTAGCTTTGTTTCCTTAAAATATGACGTTGCTGCATCAAAACAATCGGCTGTGGTAATAACAAATGAGTTAGGGCAAACAGTTTATGAAAAATCAAACCTCAGCGGATTAGGTTCAATTCGCTTGGAAACAGCTGATTTTACACCGGGAATTTATTTTTATTCTTTGTTTGAAGGAAGCGCTCGAGTAGCAACAAAAAAGTTAGTGATTACTCAATAA
- a CDS encoding T9SS type A sorting domain-containing protein: MFSLVEAYDGGFVFTGYSNSYSSGPLNLVIGKTDSLANLLWVNAYGSSGIDIGYEIINERDSGFLVIGNTYQNGSDEYFLFHVNDSGKVVGMPDWKERLDQVQVYPNPNKGIIRIVLPTKASGEFRLELFTLDGQCVYMDSQQQQYSNELVVHFGDYHTGGVYFLKITHLLENYYAKIFVTN, encoded by the coding sequence TTGTTTTCGCTTGTTGAAGCCTATGATGGCGGATTTGTATTTACTGGGTATAGCAATAGCTATTCCTCTGGTCCTTTAAACTTGGTAATTGGAAAAACCGACTCACTTGCCAATTTGCTATGGGTAAATGCTTATGGTTCCTCAGGGATTGATATCGGTTATGAAATAATTAATGAAAGAGATAGCGGCTTTTTAGTGATAGGAAATACCTACCAAAATGGCTCTGATGAATATTTTTTGTTTCATGTGAATGACAGCGGTAAAGTTGTGGGCATGCCGGATTGGAAAGAAAGATTAGATCAAGTGCAGGTGTATCCAAATCCAAACAAAGGAATCATTAGGATAGTTCTGCCAACAAAGGCTTCCGGCGAATTTCGGCTGGAACTTTTTACCCTCGATGGACAATGTGTTTATATGGATTCACAACAACAACAATATTCGAATGAGTTAGTAGTGCATTTTGGAGATTATCATACCGGTGGGGTGTATTTTTTAAAAATTACCCATCTTCTTGAAAACTATTATGCTAAGATTTTTGTTACCAACTAA
- a CDS encoding T9SS type A sorting domain-containing protein codes for MRSTDIAQLIIYTLQGKLVKRENLDKLTSGRNSYNFSVSEFEAGTYLVSVITGNKQTSAKFVVLK; via the coding sequence TTGAGAAGTACCGACATCGCTCAGCTTATTATTTATACGCTTCAGGGCAAATTAGTTAAACGTGAAAATTTGGATAAGCTTACATCGGGTAGAAATAGCTATAATTTTTCTGTTTCCGAATTTGAAGCAGGCACTTATTTGGTTTCTGTGATAACCGGAAACAAACAAACCAGTGCTAAATTTGTTGTGCTTAAATAA
- a CDS encoding T9SS type A sorting domain-containing protein: MINLSDAPAGIYYLQLKLNTEQRTIKLVKQ, encoded by the coding sequence TTGATAAACCTGAGCGATGCACCGGCTGGGATTTACTATCTTCAGCTAAAGCTTAACACTGAGCAGCGAACAATAAAATTAGTGAAGCAATAA
- a CDS encoding MFS transporter, translated as MKKEQIILLILACINFTHITDFMIMMPLGPQLIRIMHISPLQFSYLVSAYTFSAGISGFAAAFFVDKYDRKSVLLLGYIGFIVGTFACAFSPSYHLLLASRILAGTFGGLIGAQVQSIVADTFPFERRGKAMGTLMAAFSVASVVGVPLGLYFATLYNWQFPFMIVGALGVLIIPLVYVFIPNMVGHIQQNDSKPNPFSVLTNILKDNNQLRALLLTCTLMFAHFIIVPLLSPFMVANVGFTEHQLTYIYLVGGTLTIFSAPMVGRLADKFGKHKVLTVFSFLAIIPLFFITHIGQVPLYVALSITAGFFVFSGGRMIPSMALVSSVVKPQHRGSFMSINSSLQQITTGMAAFIAGTIVIKSDAGPLMHYNWIGYIAICSTIACILIAKKLKPVSLEAVI; from the coding sequence TTGAAAAAAGAACAAATCATATTGCTGATTCTTGCGTGTATCAATTTCACGCACATCACCGATTTTATGATTATGATGCCACTTGGTCCACAATTAATTCGGATCATGCACATCAGTCCCTTGCAATTTAGTTACCTTGTTTCTGCGTACACTTTCAGTGCCGGTATTTCTGGTTTTGCGGCTGCTTTTTTTGTAGATAAATATGATCGAAAATCTGTCTTGCTTTTGGGGTATATCGGTTTTATTGTGGGAACATTTGCTTGCGCATTTTCGCCTAGTTACCACTTGCTTTTAGCCTCACGCATTTTAGCGGGAACTTTTGGAGGGCTTATTGGAGCTCAAGTGCAATCCATCGTTGCAGATACTTTTCCTTTCGAACGCAGAGGTAAAGCTATGGGGACACTAATGGCTGCTTTTTCAGTGGCATCGGTAGTGGGAGTGCCGCTTGGTTTATACTTTGCCACCTTGTACAATTGGCAATTTCCGTTTATGATTGTGGGTGCTCTTGGAGTACTTATAATACCACTGGTATATGTTTTTATTCCTAATATGGTGGGCCATATTCAGCAAAATGATTCGAAACCGAATCCATTCTCTGTGCTAACCAATATTTTAAAAGACAACAACCAATTACGCGCATTGTTGCTTACTTGTACACTCATGTTTGCCCATTTTATAATAGTGCCATTGCTTTCTCCATTTATGGTAGCAAACGTTGGATTCACTGAACACCAGCTTACCTATATTTACCTCGTGGGAGGAACACTAACTATTTTTTCGGCACCAATGGTTGGAAGGTTGGCTGATAAATTTGGAAAGCATAAAGTACTTACAGTGTTTAGTTTTCTCGCCATAATTCCTTTGTTTTTTATTACCCATATTGGCCAAGTTCCATTATATGTTGCACTTAGCATAACAGCAGGATTTTTTGTCTTTTCGGGAGGAAGAATGATACCTTCAATGGCATTGGTATCATCGGTTGTAAAACCCCAACATAGAGGAAGCTTTATGAGCATTAATTCATCGTTACAACAAATCACTACCGGAATGGCGGCATTTATTGCCGGTACAATTGTAATAAAATCGGATGCCGGACCTTTGATGCATTACAATTGGATTGGATACATTGCAATTTGTTCAACCATTGCCTGTATACTAATTGCAAAGAAGCTTAAACCCGTTTCATTGGAGGCTGTAATTTAG
- a CDS encoding T9SS type A sorting domain-containing protein, which yields MLVVCRITHLQLQRFLCKSGECHCKYIYHITCLPRCYKSGFKFKKYTTGFVNTANNLHLSSGNCSLYGAGTPIVITVDYDNETRKNPPDLGADENIGTGAMTWTGLTSTDWNVATNWCPPVVPLSSSNVTIPSAPINQPLISNANAVCKDLTINAGAAHLDMSTSRTLTLTATAVFTNNGAFNCGVANEEVIFAGTGTVTGASPTTFRNLTINATTTLLSIPTISANLKLNSTANVTASPNYGASSTLIYNNTGSYNVVTEWTGSAITAGTGVPNNVIIQNGTTLNMPAALRGMAGDLTISSGTLQMNGTSGADLNIGGNWTRVAATGVFNPNSRAVSFKGAANQTVTVVGGGIERFNILVIDKPNAGTYLLPSAVVGNLTDITVNGNMASNVAVLQFINQGSLDLNGRTFRVDGNNSSSYPGHIYVNGARTIYNSSGITNGSFAIMSSANPNQSTWYTRSVWNNFGTGTLTFNQDVLVTLADGRMDWGLDALGVNVTTIQGVLQINLGGSVVYNSCYYSSSPPSTLRFANTIDYQVNAGDKTWAFGAIYSGLPGIPFNVDINNTNTDLTINEVRALRNNLTITDGRLTINAGPFNVGGDWTRTNPAGVTVPPCAFIPNSNKVVFDKTGAVDQIITCTVNSNTETFYDLDISPATVNVAFGGATNVVVTNNLILTSGKVDMNGNMLTLGTTSGAGTLTGGSASSYLLAYKAAVNGTFRRYTPSTGVSYLFPVGDNTNYTPMNITYNAGTTLSSAFTDGQLYAVAHPQKGTATSYITRYWPITPSGVTTPDYNAVYTYVDADVIGTEAILFPFKYNSYGWVGSGGSGAAFMQGTGSVNTASNTFTWNNINSFSEFTGLGNGSPLPINLVSFTGKLMEQDVHLNWITVTEQNNDYFTLERSWDGIHFEIITKQKGAGNSNFTLNYFHSDKSVANSGYERVYYRLKQTDFNGAFTYSTTIAIALSPSTKSFYVACFPNPFSEVFQIQVNTTSNETAQLEIYTLSGKLIFAKALELSAAKTVIPIEALKGFFFRTLCCKIDW from the coding sequence ATGCTTGTCGTATGTAGGATCACTCACCTCCAATTACAACGATTTTTATGCAAATCCGGCGAATGCCATTGCAAATACATATACCACATTACTTGCTTACCAAGGTGCTACAAGTCAGGATTTAAATTCAAAAAATATACAACCGGTTTTGTAAATACTGCAAATAATCTGCACCTCTCATCCGGCAACTGTTCCTTATATGGTGCAGGTACGCCAATAGTCATAACAGTTGATTACGACAACGAAACCCGAAAAAATCCACCTGATTTGGGTGCTGATGAAAATATTGGTACCGGTGCTATGACTTGGACTGGACTAACTTCTACCGATTGGAATGTGGCCACTAATTGGTGCCCGCCGGTAGTTCCTCTTTCGAGTAGTAATGTTACCATTCCCTCAGCGCCAATAAATCAACCTTTAATTAGCAATGCAAATGCTGTTTGTAAGGATTTAACCATTAATGCAGGTGCTGCCCATTTGGACATGAGTACAAGCAGAACCTTAACACTAACTGCGACTGCCGTGTTTACAAATAATGGAGCATTCAATTGTGGAGTGGCCAACGAAGAAGTAATTTTTGCCGGCACAGGAACAGTAACCGGAGCCTCGCCAACTACTTTCCGAAACTTAACTATAAATGCCACTACTACGTTACTTAGTATTCCCACCATAAGTGCTAATTTAAAGTTGAATTCAACAGCCAATGTTACGGCATCTCCCAATTATGGCGCTTCCTCCACACTTATTTATAATAATACAGGAAGCTACAATGTGGTAACCGAATGGACTGGAAGTGCTATTACTGCCGGAACCGGAGTACCCAATAATGTAATTATTCAAAACGGAACCACTTTAAACATGCCTGCTGCATTGCGCGGCATGGCGGGCGATTTAACTATTAGCTCCGGTACATTGCAAATGAATGGAACCTCCGGGGCGGATTTAAATATTGGTGGAAATTGGACACGCGTTGCAGCTACTGGGGTTTTTAATCCCAACAGCAGGGCTGTAAGTTTTAAAGGTGCTGCCAACCAAACGGTAACTGTTGTGGGGGGCGGAATTGAACGATTTAATATACTTGTAATTGATAAGCCTAATGCCGGAACTTATTTATTGCCGAGCGCTGTGGTCGGAAACCTCACCGATATTACTGTAAATGGAAATATGGCAAGCAATGTGGCGGTGCTTCAATTTATCAATCAAGGTAGCCTCGATTTAAATGGTCGTACTTTTCGTGTGGATGGAAATAATTCGAGCAGTTATCCTGGACATATTTATGTAAATGGTGCGCGGACCATATACAATTCCAGTGGTATAACAAACGGTTCATTTGCCATTATGTCGAGTGCAAACCCAAATCAATCCACCTGGTATACACGGTCGGTATGGAATAATTTTGGAACCGGTACACTTACTTTTAATCAGGATGTTCTTGTAACACTAGCTGATGGTCGTATGGATTGGGGCTTGGATGCTTTGGGTGTGAATGTAACCACCATTCAAGGAGTGCTTCAAATTAATTTGGGCGGAAGCGTAGTTTACAATTCCTGTTATTATTCTTCCTCACCTCCGAGTACTTTACGCTTTGCTAACACTATCGATTATCAAGTAAATGCAGGAGATAAAACCTGGGCGTTTGGGGCTATTTATTCCGGATTACCCGGCATACCTTTTAACGTAGATATTAATAACACCAATACGGATTTAACAATTAATGAAGTTAGAGCATTGCGTAATAATCTCACCATTACCGACGGACGACTTACTATTAATGCAGGACCATTTAATGTGGGCGGAGACTGGACACGTACTAATCCTGCCGGAGTAACGGTGCCTCCTTGCGCTTTTATTCCGAATTCAAATAAAGTAGTATTCGATAAAACCGGTGCAGTAGATCAAATTATTACCTGCACTGTGAACAGCAATACTGAAACTTTTTATGATTTGGATATTTCTCCAGCTACCGTGAATGTTGCTTTTGGCGGGGCAACCAATGTTGTTGTAACAAATAATTTAATTCTAACATCAGGTAAAGTAGATATGAATGGCAATATGCTTACCCTTGGAACCACATCCGGAGCAGGTACACTTACCGGTGGCAGTGCAAGCAGTTATCTTCTTGCTTATAAAGCGGCCGTTAATGGAACCTTTAGGCGTTATACGCCATCAACCGGTGTCAGCTATTTGTTTCCTGTGGGCGATAATACTAATTATACACCCATGAACATCACGTATAATGCCGGTACTACCCTTAGCAGTGCATTTACCGATGGACAGCTTTATGCCGTGGCACATCCCCAAAAAGGAACAGCTACCAGTTATATTACTCGCTATTGGCCCATTACACCAAGTGGTGTAACAACGCCCGACTATAATGCTGTTTACACTTATGTGGATGCCGATGTGATTGGAACGGAAGCTATTTTATTTCCCTTTAAATACAATTCGTATGGATGGGTAGGTAGTGGAGGCAGTGGTGCTGCTTTTATGCAAGGAACCGGTAGTGTAAATACAGCAAGTAATACTTTTACCTGGAACAACATTAACAGCTTTAGCGAATTTACCGGTTTGGGAAATGGAAGTCCATTGCCAATAAATTTAGTATCCTTTACCGGGAAATTAATGGAGCAGGATGTACACTTAAATTGGATTACCGTTACCGAACAAAACAACGATTATTTTACGCTGGAAAGAAGTTGGGATGGAATTCATTTTGAAATCATCACAAAACAAAAAGGCGCAGGAAATTCAAACTTCACACTCAATTATTTTCATTCAGATAAATCGGTTGCAAATAGCGGTTATGAAAGGGTATATTACCGCTTAAAACAAACCGATTTTAATGGTGCCTTCACGTATTCTACAACAATAGCAATAGCACTTTCTCCTTCTACAAAAAGCTTCTATGTTGCGTGTTTCCCCAATCCTTTTTCGGAGGTGTTTCAAATACAGGTAAATACCACTTCAAATGAAACGGCACAACTCGAAATTTATACTTTAAGCGGCAAATTGATTTTTGCAAAGGCACTGGAATTAAGTGCTGCAAAAACGGTTATACCAATTGAGGCACTCAAGGGTTTTTTCTTCAGGACTTTATGTTGTAAAATTGATTGGTAA